In Flavobacteriales bacterium, one genomic interval encodes:
- a CDS encoding arsenosugar biosynthesis-associated peroxidase-like protein produces the protein METYYNPEDLKKFGKIGEFQKELADKFFDYYGEVFKEGALTAREKSLIALAVSHAIQCPYCIDSYATDTLEKGCTEEQMMEAVHVAAAIRGGASLVHGVQMMNHAKKLMM, from the coding sequence ATGGAAACTTATTACAATCCCGAAGATTTAAAAAAGTTCGGCAAGATCGGAGAATTTCAGAAGGAGCTGGCGGATAAATTTTTTGATTACTATGGCGAAGTTTTTAAAGAAGGCGCCCTCACCGCAAGGGAAAAATCCCTGATTGCGCTGGCCGTTTCCCATGCCATACAGTGTCCGTATTGTATCGATTCGTACGCCACCGATACCCTGGAAAAGGGCTGTACGGAAGAACAGATGATGGAAGCGGTTCACGTGGCTGCAGCGATCAGGGGTGGCGCTTCTTTGGTGCACGGCGTGCAGATGATGAATCATGCGAAAAAGCTGATGATGTGA
- a CDS encoding AhpC/TSA family protein, giving the protein MKRKLPKRFLFFAALFMMGIHASFAQTDRPADEAKGLQVNARAPDFSAKDTNDSTFVLSEALKDGPIVMIFYRGQWCPYCNRHLSNLQDSLEMITGKGARVIAISPEPQEKAGVMKEKTGATFTLLHDEDYHIEEAYDVTFRSKLRGYLPVPATYIINKEGVIVWRHFDPDYHERSTVSDILKHLP; this is encoded by the coding sequence ATGAAAAGGAAATTACCAAAGAGGTTTCTGTTTTTTGCCGCATTATTCATGATGGGTATTCATGCCTCCTTTGCACAGACAGACCGACCGGCGGATGAGGCGAAGGGGTTGCAGGTTAATGCCAGGGCACCTGACTTTAGCGCAAAAGATACCAACGACAGCACATTTGTTCTCAGCGAGGCATTAAAGGATGGTCCCATTGTCATGATCTTTTACCGGGGACAATGGTGCCCGTATTGCAACCGGCATCTGAGTAACCTTCAGGATAGTCTGGAAATGATTACCGGAAAGGGTGCCAGGGTGATTGCCATATCTCCCGAGCCCCAGGAAAAGGCGGGTGTGATGAAGGAAAAGACCGGGGCCACATTTACCCTTTTGCATGATGAAGACTATCATATTGAGGAGGCATACGATGTGACCTTCCGGTCGAAACTCCGCGGATATCTGCCGGTGCCGGCAACCTATATTATCAATAAGGAAGGTGTTATCGTTTGGCGGCATTTTGATCCGGACTATCACGAACGATCAACCGTATCGGATATTCTGAAACATTTGCCCTGA
- a CDS encoding FAD-binding protein, producing the protein MKVKTRHTWKNSVKHLVAQPLKYFLPETLDDLVQIIQEAESNGFKVRAVGSGHSFSDVAITSDYMISTHELKGFLPVDHEILKDTARNLNLVKVLAGTSVEEFNLALDGVDKAIINMGGIDHQTIAGAVSTGTHGSGITLPALPGMIKAVTMVVTGGEIHRIEPTDGITDPAKYNAPKIKLIQDDDIFYSIVVGLGAMGVVYSYTVEVRNMYWIREERVLSDWQTLKKQILDGTIHNGNDGKPLRAVMVRINPYKVKKNTDRTVLLIRHTEISDEPRGRSLTEATRPIFFSVIGAIPGTPALATAWLQLFPKKIPDSVESGMRSMADKAYVNRAHRVLFLGQVRAKEHGMDSEFAYDAHQPQKIVDVIEAMFDKADKIAKTSNLYHTSQIGLRWVKASNHYLCPDYGMDVCYIDTPNHARTKGSFEILEHYQDVQFAMGGKPHWGKLHNRITSGYINAVHSWYPKLETWKKVFRQYNPKGTFRNNFTDRLKLDQQDNV; encoded by the coding sequence ATGAAGGTCAAGACACGCCATACCTGGAAAAATTCCGTCAAACATCTTGTTGCCCAACCGCTGAAGTATTTTCTACCGGAGACCCTGGATGACCTCGTGCAAATTATTCAGGAGGCAGAATCCAACGGCTTTAAAGTTCGTGCGGTAGGCTCAGGGCATTCTTTCTCCGATGTGGCCATCACCAGCGATTACATGATCAGTACCCATGAGCTCAAAGGTTTCCTGCCTGTTGATCATGAAATCCTGAAAGATACTGCCCGTAACCTGAACCTGGTAAAGGTACTGGCCGGAACTTCCGTTGAAGAATTCAACCTGGCCCTGGATGGGGTTGACAAAGCCATCATCAACATGGGCGGCATAGATCACCAGACCATTGCAGGCGCCGTCTCCACCGGAACACATGGCTCCGGCATTACCCTCCCGGCCCTCCCCGGCATGATCAAAGCGGTGACCATGGTGGTGACCGGCGGTGAAATACATCGCATTGAACCTACAGACGGAATCACTGACCCTGCCAAATACAATGCCCCGAAAATTAAACTGATCCAGGATGATGACATCTTTTATAGCATCGTGGTCGGACTGGGGGCCATGGGCGTAGTGTATTCCTATACGGTGGAAGTACGTAACATGTACTGGATCCGGGAAGAACGTGTATTGTCCGATTGGCAAACGTTGAAAAAACAGATCCTGGATGGCACCATTCATAACGGCAACGATGGCAAACCGCTGCGTGCAGTAATGGTGCGTATCAATCCGTACAAAGTGAAGAAAAATACCGACCGTACCGTTCTGCTGATCCGTCACACGGAAATCTCCGACGAGCCACGCGGACGAAGTCTCACGGAAGCCACCCGTCCGATATTCTTCAGTGTTATCGGTGCCATTCCCGGCACACCGGCACTTGCGACAGCCTGGCTTCAACTATTTCCCAAAAAGATTCCCGACAGCGTGGAAAGCGGCATGCGCTCCATGGCAGACAAGGCCTATGTAAACCGCGCGCACCGCGTCTTGTTCCTTGGGCAGGTCAGGGCCAAGGAACATGGTATGGATTCAGAGTTCGCCTACGATGCACATCAGCCGCAAAAGATCGTGGATGTTATCGAAGCCATGTTCGACAAGGCGGATAAAATTGCAAAAACCAGCAACCTTTACCACACCTCACAAATCGGCTTGCGATGGGTCAAGGCCTCGAATCACTACTTATGCCCGGATTACGGAATGGATGTCTGTTACATTGACACCCCCAACCACGCCCGGACAAAAGGGTCATTCGAGATTCTTGAACACTACCAGGATGTGCAATTCGCTATGGGCGGAAAACCCCATTGGGGAAAGTTACATAACCGCATCACATCCGGATATATCAATGCTGTCCATTCCTGGTATCCCAAACTGGAAACGTGGAAGAAGGTGTTCAGACAATACAACCCCAAGGGAACTTTCCGGAATAACTTCACCGACAGATTGAAGCTGGATCAACAGGACAATGTTTAA
- a CDS encoding GTPase: protein MVQTGDRGIRELIFIYNADSGFFDRLADIALKAFSPSTYPCTLCKVTHGVAGMHGTWKSFLAELPVEKKFLYKDEVRAAGISYEGEFPVILGRDHHDEVHVVVSSDTLNNITSMNDLTERIRQAL from the coding sequence ATGGTTCAAACTGGCGACCGTGGAATTCGGGAACTCATTTTTATCTACAATGCGGACTCAGGCTTTTTTGATCGCCTGGCGGATATCGCCCTTAAGGCATTTTCACCTTCCACCTATCCTTGCACCCTATGCAAAGTCACCCATGGGGTAGCTGGAATGCACGGGACGTGGAAATCATTTCTGGCGGAACTACCGGTTGAAAAAAAATTCCTTTATAAAGATGAAGTCAGGGCTGCCGGTATCTCTTATGAAGGCGAATTCCCGGTTATTCTGGGTAGGGATCATCATGATGAAGTTCATGTGGTGGTCTCGTCGGATACCCTGAATAACATCACATCAATGAATGACCTGACGGAACGGATCCGGCAGGCCCTTTAA
- the arsS gene encoding arsenosugar biosynthesis radical SAM protein ArsS (Some members of this family are selenoproteins.), whose product MSTTSLKSEGHVLADTLNQKQLLNKGELEKFSRKLESSGIGPLKSGPIEIFQVNVGKMCNQTCKHCHVDAGPDRKEIMTRETMQQCLDVLSHHDIPMVDITGGAPELNPHFRWFVEELRKRGKHVMNRCNLTILLANKKFHDLPEFFAKHGVEIVASLPHYAALRTDRQRGEGAFDKSVKAMQMLNAVGYGQPDSQLKLHLVYNPTGAILPGPQKALEADYKRELKSHFDIVFNDLYVITNMPISRFLDYLIVSGNYEAYMQKLIDAFNPDAAKAVMCRNTISIGWDGTVYDCDFNQMLDMTVNGKHTHISNVDFEALAQREIVVGQHCYGCTAGLGSSCGGQTA is encoded by the coding sequence GTGAGTACGACCTCGCTTAAATCAGAAGGACATGTGTTGGCGGATACCCTGAATCAAAAGCAACTGCTCAACAAAGGGGAACTGGAAAAGTTCTCACGCAAACTGGAGTCTTCCGGCATAGGACCTCTTAAAAGCGGACCCATAGAAATATTTCAGGTGAATGTGGGGAAGATGTGCAACCAGACCTGCAAGCACTGTCACGTCGATGCCGGGCCGGATCGCAAAGAGATCATGACCAGGGAAACCATGCAGCAATGCCTGGATGTGCTGTCGCACCATGACATTCCGATGGTGGATATCACCGGTGGAGCCCCCGAGCTGAATCCGCACTTCCGGTGGTTCGTGGAAGAACTCCGGAAACGCGGTAAGCATGTGATGAACCGGTGCAATCTGACCATCCTTCTTGCCAATAAAAAGTTTCATGACCTTCCGGAATTCTTCGCCAAACATGGGGTGGAGATCGTTGCGTCATTGCCGCATTATGCCGCACTGCGCACCGATCGCCAACGCGGAGAGGGTGCCTTTGATAAGTCGGTAAAAGCCATGCAAATGCTTAATGCGGTTGGCTACGGACAACCCGACAGCCAACTCAAACTTCACCTGGTATACAATCCGACAGGCGCCATCCTGCCCGGACCGCAAAAGGCTTTAGAGGCCGATTATAAACGTGAGTTGAAGAGCCATTTCGATATCGTTTTCAACGACCTCTATGTGATCACCAATATGCCTATCAGTCGCTTTTTAGATTACCTTATTGTAAGCGGGAATTATGAGGCTTATATGCAAAAGCTGATCGATGCGTTCAATCCGGATGCGGCAAAGGCGGTGATGTGCCGTAACACCATCTCCATTGGTTGGGATGGAACGGTTTATGATTGTGATTTTAACCAGATGCTGGATATGACCGTGAACGGAAAGCATACCCATATATCCAATGTTGATTTTGAGGCATTGGCACAAAGAGAAATAGTGGTAGGTCAGCACTGCTACGGATGCACCGCAGGCCTGGGGTCAAGTTGTGGTGGACAAACAGCCTGA